Proteins from one uncultured Anaeromusa sp. genomic window:
- a CDS encoding anaerobic ribonucleoside triphosphate reductase, whose amino-acid sequence MLTTIVKRDGRQVPFNLEKIANAIAKSLQAAGINDNTKALQLATEVVHQATQVYTERNTPPSVEDIQDIVEKVLINADLAKAAKAYILYRAERTRMREMNTRLMKTYEEITHSASQESNLKRDNANIDGDSSMGAMLKYGSEGAKIFNEMYILKPDHAKAHKDGDIHIHDFDFYTLTTTCCQIDIQRLFQGGFSTGHGQLREPNDISSYSALACIAIQSNQNDQHGGQSVPNFDYGLAEGVSKTFVKRYQDNLSKALFFESGQDNVKELVVKAAQTLQKQEQLQITLANDSGYQEKEFALLQNAFDTALLNKAQQFAFTQAVAETDKATYQAMEALIHNLNTMHSRAGAQVPFSSINYGTDTSPEGRMVVKNILLATEAGLGCGETPIFPIQIFKIKEGVSYNPEDPNYDLFKLACRVSAKRLFPNFSFIDAPFNFQYYQEGRPETEIAYMGCRTRVIGNPAVPSQEIVYGRGNLSFTSINLPRLGILSHGDSKQFYKSLDELIDLCIDQLLERFEIQCRKKVRNYPFLMGNGIWLDSDKLSADDEVREVLKHGTLTVGFIGLAECLKALTGQHHGESDAAQEAGLRIVKHMRQRMDDAAKQYGLNFSLIATPAEGLSGRFVDMDRKRFGSVPGVTDRAYYTNSFHVPVYCPISSYKKVQLEAPYHALTNGGHITYVEVDGDPLKNLDAFESIVRCMKESGIGYGAINHPVDHDPLCGYNGIIDEVCPHCGRTENESGSFERIRRITGYLVGTLDRFNNAKRAEEKDRYKHLAISEQA is encoded by the coding sequence ATGCTGACGACTATTGTTAAACGTGACGGACGCCAAGTTCCCTTTAATTTGGAGAAAATAGCCAATGCTATTGCCAAGTCTCTGCAGGCTGCGGGAATTAACGACAACACGAAGGCTTTACAACTGGCTACGGAAGTAGTTCACCAAGCTACCCAAGTTTATACTGAACGAAACACGCCGCCCAGTGTAGAAGATATTCAAGATATTGTGGAAAAGGTCTTAATCAACGCCGACCTGGCCAAAGCCGCTAAGGCCTATATATTATATCGCGCCGAACGCACCCGGATGCGGGAAATGAACACCCGCTTGATGAAAACCTACGAGGAAATTACGCACAGCGCTTCTCAGGAAAGTAATTTGAAGCGTGACAATGCCAACATTGACGGAGATTCCTCCATGGGCGCCATGCTGAAATACGGTTCGGAAGGCGCAAAAATCTTCAATGAAATGTATATTCTAAAACCCGACCATGCTAAAGCGCACAAAGACGGCGACATCCACATTCATGATTTTGATTTTTATACCTTAACTACTACTTGCTGCCAAATCGATATCCAGCGCCTGTTCCAAGGCGGTTTTTCCACCGGCCACGGCCAATTGCGCGAGCCGAACGATATTTCCAGCTATTCCGCCCTTGCCTGTATTGCCATTCAATCCAACCAAAACGATCAGCATGGCGGCCAAAGCGTTCCTAACTTTGACTACGGCTTGGCCGAAGGCGTTAGCAAAACCTTTGTCAAACGCTACCAAGACAATCTGAGTAAAGCCCTGTTTTTTGAGAGCGGTCAGGATAATGTCAAGGAGCTCGTCGTTAAAGCGGCGCAGACACTGCAGAAGCAAGAACAGCTGCAAATCACCTTGGCTAATGACAGCGGCTATCAAGAAAAAGAGTTTGCCTTGCTGCAAAACGCTTTCGACACTGCTTTGCTCAATAAAGCCCAGCAATTTGCTTTCACGCAAGCTGTTGCGGAAACCGACAAAGCCACCTACCAAGCCATGGAGGCTCTGATTCACAATCTCAATACCATGCACAGCCGGGCTGGCGCGCAGGTTCCCTTTAGCTCTATCAATTACGGCACCGATACGTCCCCGGAAGGACGCATGGTAGTCAAAAACATTCTCTTAGCTACGGAAGCCGGCTTAGGCTGCGGCGAAACGCCTATTTTCCCTATTCAGATTTTCAAGATCAAAGAAGGCGTCAGCTATAACCCGGAAGATCCTAACTACGATCTGTTTAAGTTGGCCTGCCGCGTCAGCGCGAAACGCCTTTTCCCTAATTTCTCCTTTATTGATGCGCCTTTTAATTTCCAGTACTACCAAGAAGGCCGCCCGGAAACGGAGATCGCCTATATGGGCTGCCGCACGCGCGTTATTGGCAACCCCGCCGTTCCTTCCCAGGAAATTGTTTACGGCCGCGGCAATCTCAGCTTTACGTCAATCAATCTGCCTCGTTTAGGCATTCTCAGCCATGGAGACAGCAAGCAATTCTATAAAAGCCTGGACGAACTCATTGATCTTTGCATCGACCAGCTTTTAGAGCGCTTTGAAATCCAATGCCGCAAGAAAGTCCGCAACTATCCGTTCCTCATGGGCAATGGCATCTGGTTGGATTCGGACAAACTTTCCGCTGACGACGAAGTGCGCGAAGTGCTCAAACATGGTACGCTAACAGTGGGCTTTATCGGCTTAGCTGAATGCTTAAAAGCCCTCACAGGCCAGCACCACGGCGAATCGGACGCGGCGCAAGAAGCCGGTCTGCGCATCGTTAAGCATATGCGGCAGCGTATGGATGACGCCGCTAAACAATATGGCCTGAATTTTTCTCTGATTGCTACGCCTGCGGAAGGACTCTCCGGCCGTTTCGTAGATATGGACCGCAAACGCTTTGGCAGCGTTCCCGGAGTCACGGACCGCGCCTATTATACCAACTCCTTCCATGTGCCGGTCTATTGCCCTATCAGCTCCTATAAAAAAGTGCAGTTGGAAGCGCCTTACCACGCACTGACCAATGGCGGCCATATTACCTATGTGGAGGTAGACGGCGATCCCCTCAAAAACCTTGACGCCTTCGAGTCCATTGTCCGCTGCATGAAAGAAAGCGGCATTGGCTATGGCGCCATCAATCATCCCGTAGATCATGATCCGCTGTGCGGCTACAATGGGATTATTGACGAGGTCTGCCCGCATTGCGGACGCACCGAAAACGAGTCCGGTTCTTTCGAGCGCATTCGCCGGATTACCGGATATCTTGTGGGCACACTGGATCGGTTCAACAATGCCAAGCGCGCCGAAGAGAAAGACCGTTATAAACACTTAGCCATTAGCGAACAAGCTTAA
- a CDS encoding NAD(P)/FAD-dependent oxidoreductase, with amino-acid sequence MQALQQRPKIVVVGGGFGGLEAVRQLADKNVDVVLIDRRHYHLFQPLLYQVATAALAPADIASSTRSLLRKQENLEFRMAEVTGVDFAQKTVQTSSGEVAYDYLIVAVGGETNFFGMEDVQAHAFGLKDIDEAIAIRNHILLKFEEAQQEEQVQRRKALLTFAVSGGGATGVECAGALTELIERTLLPDYPALLREEIKVVLVEAGERLLPMVPEALSEAARQALSRKGVEVRLQTAVAGYDGACLTFRDGSAMAAHTMIWASGVKASSLVEQLQVERGRQNRVLVTPTLQVPGAEGVFCIGDAAGLQQEGVLLPMVAPVAVQQARLAVGNILRLLRKEPLQMFSYQDKGAMATVGRNFAVAKIGPLQSKGFLTWVFWLLVHLLRLEGNRNRLAVFFNWGLDYWFATRLVRLIQPHAGTTARRTAESGSSV; translated from the coding sequence ATGCAAGCATTGCAGCAAAGACCTAAAATTGTTGTCGTTGGAGGCGGTTTTGGGGGCTTAGAAGCGGTACGCCAATTGGCGGATAAGAATGTGGACGTGGTGTTGATCGACCGGCGTCATTATCATTTGTTTCAGCCCTTATTGTACCAAGTAGCTACCGCCGCATTGGCGCCGGCTGATATTGCAAGTTCTACACGCTCGCTTTTACGAAAGCAGGAGAATTTAGAGTTTCGCATGGCGGAGGTCACCGGCGTGGATTTTGCCCAAAAGACGGTGCAAACCAGCAGCGGCGAAGTCGCCTATGATTACCTGATTGTAGCAGTAGGCGGAGAAACTAATTTCTTTGGCATGGAAGATGTGCAAGCGCATGCCTTTGGCTTAAAAGACATTGACGAGGCGATTGCGATTCGCAATCATATTTTGTTGAAGTTTGAAGAAGCGCAGCAAGAAGAGCAGGTTCAGCGTCGCAAGGCGTTGCTGACGTTTGCCGTCAGCGGCGGCGGCGCTACTGGCGTAGAGTGCGCCGGCGCCTTGACGGAATTGATCGAACGGACGCTGTTGCCTGATTATCCGGCATTATTGCGTGAAGAAATTAAAGTGGTCTTAGTGGAGGCGGGGGAGCGGCTGCTGCCTATGGTGCCGGAAGCCTTATCGGAAGCGGCGCGGCAAGCATTGAGCCGCAAAGGAGTAGAAGTGCGATTGCAAACGGCTGTTGCCGGCTATGACGGCGCTTGCCTGACTTTTCGCGACGGCAGCGCGATGGCGGCGCATACCATGATTTGGGCTTCTGGAGTTAAAGCCTCTTCTCTAGTGGAACAGCTACAGGTGGAACGAGGCCGTCAAAATAGAGTGCTGGTAACGCCGACCTTGCAAGTTCCAGGCGCGGAAGGGGTCTTTTGCATTGGCGATGCCGCCGGGTTGCAACAAGAGGGAGTTTTGTTGCCCATGGTTGCGCCAGTAGCCGTGCAGCAGGCTAGATTAGCTGTCGGGAATATTTTGCGTTTGCTTCGCAAGGAACCGTTGCAGATGTTTTCGTATCAAGATAAAGGCGCTATGGCCACCGTCGGCCGTAATTTTGCCGTCGCGAAAATCGGACCGCTGCAAAGCAAAGGATTTTTGACCTGGGTGTTTTGGCTGCTGGTTCACTTGCTGCGTCTGGAAGGAAACCGCAATCGCCTGGCGGTATTTTTCAACTGGGGCTTGGATTATTGGTTTGCAACCCGATTGGTTCGCCTGATTCAACCCCATGCCGGAACAACGGCGCGGCGAACGGCGGAAAGCGGCTCGTCTGTTTAA
- a CDS encoding DUF134 domain-containing protein — MARQRCCGLVEEEPLCRRFRAEGGEETVILGVDELEAIRLKDAVGLDQEACASQMGLSRPTFQRLLTQARRKVAEALAGGKHMHVEGGVYQMKNRQFECKACGHVWEEPPCTEGGKHGYELPCPQCGSMEKFKLQEGARHACGGQGSHGGGCGCGGH; from the coding sequence ATGGCGCGTCAACGATGTTGCGGCTTGGTGGAAGAAGAGCCTCTTTGCCGACGCTTTCGGGCGGAAGGCGGAGAGGAAACGGTTATACTAGGGGTGGATGAACTGGAAGCCATCCGTTTAAAAGACGCCGTTGGTTTAGATCAGGAAGCCTGCGCCAGCCAGATGGGGCTCTCCAGGCCAACGTTTCAACGCCTGTTGACACAGGCGCGCCGAAAGGTAGCCGAAGCGCTGGCTGGAGGAAAACATATGCATGTAGAAGGAGGAGTATATCAAATGAAAAATCGACAATTCGAATGCAAAGCTTGTGGTCATGTTTGGGAAGAACCGCCATGCACAGAGGGCGGCAAGCACGGGTATGAACTGCCTTGCCCGCAATGCGGCAGTATGGAAAAATTCAAGCTTCAAGAGGGCGCTCGTCACGCTTGCGGCGGACAAGGCTCGCATGGCGGCGGTTGCGGCTGCGGCGGACACTAA
- a CDS encoding type II toxin-antitoxin system HicB family antitoxin produces MKRDVYVYPAVFEKDASGHYGVFFPDLPGCVAVGHNLQEAHKLAKEALGSHLFSMSEDNDEIPEASAVDAIQQENPGEIIGLVEVSLLAVQAKLDTRSVKKTLTIPYYLNKLAEKKKINFSRVLQEALKQRLGLL; encoded by the coding sequence ATGAAACGCGATGTATATGTATATCCTGCCGTTTTTGAAAAAGACGCCAGCGGCCATTATGGAGTATTCTTCCCGGATCTTCCCGGCTGCGTTGCTGTCGGCCACAACCTGCAAGAAGCTCATAAGCTGGCTAAAGAAGCTTTAGGCTCGCACCTGTTCAGTATGTCAGAAGACAACGATGAAATTCCCGAAGCTTCCGCCGTGGATGCAATCCAACAAGAAAATCCCGGCGAAATTATCGGCTTAGTCGAAGTTTCCTTGCTAGCCGTCCAGGCCAAGCTAGATACTCGCTCCGTAAAGAAAACGCTTACCATCCCGTATTATCTAAACAAACTAGCTGAGAAAAAGAAAATTAACTTTTCCCGTGTCTTACAAGAAGCGCTCAAGCAACGTCTAGGGCTTCTCTAG
- a CDS encoding type II toxin-antitoxin system HicA family toxin: protein MPMKAREILKLIKNDGWYEVGQAGSHRQFKHPAKPGKVTIAVHALGDDLTPGVEKSILKQAGLLK, encoded by the coding sequence ATGCCAATGAAAGCACGAGAAATACTTAAACTCATAAAAAATGACGGTTGGTATGAAGTTGGGCAAGCTGGTTCACATAGGCAGTTCAAGCATCCCGCTAAACCAGGAAAGGTCACTATAGCCGTTCATGCACTAGGTGACGATCTTACTCCTGGTGTTGAAAAATCAATCCTAAAACAAGCAGGTTTGCTGAAGTAG
- a CDS encoding bacteriophage abortive infection AbiH family protein yields MERLFIIGNGFDIAHGLKTKYSCFQKYLRKNYQKASSEELVIPSGKLLPKGGNYYKEEEVVNFFMYIISQAEVNGEEWNDLEDSLGRLDFSECFEEWFPVLDREGDYDDWGNMHNRQAIAEDIIEPILKISDYFIEWVSTINERKAQPKESFKRLIDIKNDFFLTFNYTKTLELIYGVMNICHIHGEIEEELYFGHGQEYDEKVYEENLAKRPGTEYSLLKIHNALRKNTKEALENNLDFFENMTDSIKEIYSYGFSFSEVDLIYIQEICSRIDTERATWYLNEYEKINFPAAFSQYVASIKRCGFKGKIGVF; encoded by the coding sequence ATGGAACGGTTATTTATTATTGGGAATGGTTTTGACATTGCTCATGGTTTAAAAACAAAGTATTCTTGTTTTCAAAAATATTTGCGCAAGAATTATCAGAAAGCCAGTTCAGAGGAACTAGTGATACCCTCGGGGAAACTACTGCCTAAGGGAGGAAATTATTATAAGGAAGAAGAAGTTGTTAACTTTTTTATGTATATTATTTCTCAAGCAGAAGTGAATGGCGAAGAATGGAATGACCTTGAAGATAGTTTGGGGAGACTAGACTTTAGTGAATGCTTTGAAGAATGGTTTCCTGTTCTTGATAGAGAAGGTGACTATGACGATTGGGGGAATATGCATAATCGGCAAGCTATTGCTGAAGATATCATTGAACCGATACTTAAAATTAGTGATTACTTTATAGAATGGGTTTCGACTATTAATGAGCGTAAAGCGCAACCAAAGGAGTCCTTTAAAAGACTAATTGATATTAAAAATGATTTTTTTTTAACATTTAATTACACTAAAACATTAGAACTAATTTATGGCGTTATGAATATATGTCATATTCATGGGGAAATAGAGGAAGAATTATATTTTGGACATGGGCAAGAATATGATGAAAAAGTATATGAAGAAAATCTTGCAAAGAGGCCAGGGACTGAGTATTCATTGCTTAAGATTCATAATGCTTTACGGAAAAATACAAAGGAAGCACTTGAAAACAATCTTGATTTTTTCGAGAATATGACAGATTCAATAAAAGAAATTTATTCTTATGGTTTTTCATTCTCAGAAGTAGACTTAATTTATATTCAAGAAATCTGTAGCCGTATTGATACAGAAAGAGCAACTTGGTATTTAAATGAATATGAGAAAATTAATTTTCCGGCAGCCTTTAGTCAGTATGTTGCCTCAATAAAAAGGTGTGGCTTTAAAGGGAAGATCGGAGTATTTTAG
- a CDS encoding LysR family transcriptional regulator, with protein sequence MDIQLLKTFCMVARLGNITQAAELLNFTQPAVSAQIRALEEHFGVPLFERIGKKLYITEAGSYLVEPAEKMLALYSETFHHLSSIAAGAPTRIALSTNYINHILSPALLKLQAAKAAGTVRVEICANSKAVLQGLKSNQYDIGLVHDYIEEKNLDTVTLRSDELVWCGHKSILPQGERSKLTEYPIINFRPGCTFRKLCDGLLQKHGLTYAFEYSDFDAVTSAMAEGLGIALLPRVIVKDEREIVVLSQAAEVQITLWAITRQDKSLSSSVTSLLQLLQEP encoded by the coding sequence ATGGATATTCAATTATTAAAAACGTTTTGCATGGTCGCTCGGTTGGGGAATATTACGCAAGCGGCGGAGCTGCTGAATTTTACGCAGCCCGCCGTATCGGCGCAAATTCGGGCGCTGGAAGAACATTTTGGAGTACCCTTATTTGAACGGATTGGGAAAAAACTATATATAACCGAAGCGGGCAGCTATTTAGTAGAACCGGCGGAAAAGATGCTGGCCCTTTATAGCGAAACCTTTCATCATCTTAGCAGCATCGCCGCAGGGGCGCCTACTCGCATTGCCTTATCCACTAATTATATTAACCACATTCTATCGCCCGCTTTATTGAAACTGCAAGCCGCCAAGGCCGCGGGAACGGTACGCGTTGAGATTTGCGCCAATTCTAAAGCGGTGTTGCAAGGTTTAAAGAGCAATCAATATGACATCGGCCTTGTGCACGACTATATTGAGGAAAAGAATCTTGATACCGTAACTCTTCGTTCGGATGAGCTTGTTTGGTGCGGTCATAAAAGTATTCTGCCCCAAGGAGAGCGTTCTAAGCTTACAGAGTATCCTATTATCAATTTTCGGCCGGGCTGTACGTTTCGCAAGCTCTGTGACGGCTTGCTGCAAAAGCATGGCTTAACCTATGCGTTTGAATATAGCGATTTTGATGCTGTAACAAGCGCCATGGCCGAGGGTTTAGGAATCGCTTTGTTGCCGCGCGTTATTGTTAAAGATGAAAGAGAAATAGTTGTTTTGAGTCAGGCGGCGGAGGTTCAAATTACTCTTTGGGCGATTACTCGGCAGGATAAGAGTCTTTCTTCTTCCGTAACCTCCTTGCTTCAATTGCTTCAGGAACCGTAG
- a CDS encoding 4Fe-4S double cluster binding domain-containing protein — MQGEPEKQRSVIAMLEGIPDLLYGFADVGEDLPKDLKELPFAVSIGIPLSDAIMDPVVDGPNQVYYDAYRSVNERLDALTRQIQQAIEQTGYRAHAFASSERTDFVNVAGDFPHKTAAVKSGLGWLGRSSLLITRRFGPRVRISTVVTDLPLPVQDFSKTNFCGSCRRCVEACPAQAIVGNAWSQGVLRESLVDVRKCDAWKIKNYPQFDGLVCGVCVAVCPHGAKKKP; from the coding sequence ATGCAAGGAGAGCCGGAAAAACAACGAAGCGTTATAGCGATGCTGGAAGGAATACCGGATTTGCTATACGGGTTTGCTGACGTTGGAGAGGACTTGCCCAAGGATTTGAAGGAGCTGCCTTTTGCAGTTTCTATCGGCATACCCCTTTCCGATGCGATTATGGATCCAGTTGTGGACGGACCTAATCAGGTATATTATGACGCGTATCGTAGCGTTAATGAGCGTCTTGATGCGTTGACCCGCCAGATTCAGCAGGCAATCGAACAAACGGGATATCGCGCCCATGCGTTTGCCTCTTCCGAAAGAACGGATTTTGTGAATGTCGCTGGCGATTTTCCTCATAAAACGGCTGCCGTCAAAAGCGGTCTGGGCTGGCTAGGTAGAAGCTCGCTTTTGATTACTAGAAGGTTCGGCCCTAGAGTTCGGATTTCTACGGTTGTTACCGACTTGCCCTTGCCGGTACAGGATTTTTCCAAAACTAATTTTTGCGGCAGCTGCCGGCGGTGCGTAGAAGCCTGTCCGGCTCAGGCCATTGTCGGCAATGCCTGGTCTCAGGGGGTCTTGAGAGAAAGCTTGGTTGATGTGAGAAAATGCGACGCTTGGAAAATTAAAAACTATCCGCAATTTGACGGCCTGGTTTGCGGCGTCTGTGTGGCGGTTTGCCCGCATGGCGCTAAGAAGAAACCCTAA